The genomic segment TTGAATACGACCCGGTGCGGCAGATTCAGCTGTGCTGGATGCAGTTTCAACCGCTCGATGGCTCAGAGCCGTGGGCGGTGCCACTCACTCATCGCCAGTTCTTCCCCCAGGAAATGGAGGCGCTCCTGCACTACGCCGGTTTCCGCGAGATCGAGTTCAGCGCCGACTTCGAAGAGCGCCCCCTCGATGTGGACAGTGACTGGGTGGTGGTGAGTTGTCGCAGCCCACATCGCGCGAAGCAGGCTAAGCGTCGGAAATAGCCTCAGAAGCCCCGATGGAACGAGGGTTGCCGGCGGGCGAGAGCGATTTACGTTGTCCCACCGGCTAGCGCCTGAGCGCTGGCGAGCGGGTGCCCACTGCACCCCATCAGGAAACCAAGCATGGCCAAGGACTACTACGACGAGCTGGGTGTCAGCCGCAGCGCTTCCGCCGACGAGATCAAGAAGGCGTTCAAGAAGCTCACGAAGGAGCTGCACCCCGATCGCAACCAGGGAGACGCCGACAAGGAGCGCCGCTTCAAGGCGGTGAACCGCGCGCACCAGGTCCTGAGCGACGAGAAGAAGCGCGCGCTCTACGACGAGTTTGGTGAAGAGGGGCTGCGCGAAGGCTTCGATCCTGACGTCTATCGCGCGTACCGCTCTCGAGGGCGACGCGGCGGCGGACCTCAAGGCAACATCAACTTCGAGGATATTTTCAGCGCTGCCCAGGGCAGTGGCGTTGGCGACATGTTCGGCGACCTGTTCGGTGGCGGCCGGCGGCGCAACGGCGGCGGCGGCTTCGGCAACATGCCGATGAAGGGCAGCGACGTGCTCAGCGAGGTTCAGGTGAGCTTCGTCGACGCGATTGCTGGCTCCACCATGAAGCTGCGCCTGCAGGATGGTGGCGAGGAAGTTTCCGTGAGGATACCGCCCGGCGCCGACGATGGTGACAAGGTGCGCGTCAAGGGTCACGGTGCGCCGGGGATGGGCGGCGGACCCGCGGGAGATCTCATCTTGAGCATCCGCGTGTCACCTCACCCCTATTTCGAGCGCGATGGGCTGGACCTCCACGTCGACCTGCCGATCAGCGTCACCGAGGCCTACTACGGCGCCAAAGTGCGTGTCCCGACGCCCGGCGGAGACGTCACGCTCACCGTGCCCAAGGGCGCGCAGAGCGGCCAGCTCGCGCGGCTCAAGGGGCGCGGCGTGAAGCGCAAGGACAAGGTGGGCGACATCTACGCGCGCTTCATCATCAAGCTCCCGGAGGGTGAAGACGAAGCCATCGAAGCGGCGATCAAGACTCTGGGTGAAGCGACGGGTGACGTGCGCTCCGACTTGCGCTTCTGAGGGCGAGCTTCAGCGTTTGCGCTGCCTGCGCGTGCCGTTGGGCTTGGGCTTTGCATTTTGGTTGGACCGCCAAGGGCGCCAAGAGCGCCAAGGGTTTGGGCCGCTCCTTTAGGAGCCGCGAGGAAACGTTTCGGGGGCGGCCGGCGAAGCGCGCCTTGCTGTTGGTTCGTCGCGCTGACGTCGCGCGACGTTGGCTTGGGGTGCAATCCCTGGCATCTTGGCGTCCTTGGCGTCCTTGGCGGTTCAAAATCCAGGCGGCAGGAGGTTGCAGGGCGACAAAAGCAAGAGAGCCCCACACCGGGTGGTGCAGGGCCCTCGGACAGGCTGAGTGTCGCTCAGGCCTTTGCGGGTGCGGGGGCCGCTGCGGGCGGGCTGCTCAGCTCCGCACTCGCGCGGGCGCGCTTGCCTTCCTTGAGGGGAGCCTCCACTAGGTTGCCCTCGTCGTCGTAGCGGCTGAGCTCAGCGACCACATGCCGGAGCGCGGCTTGCTTCTCGTGGAAGGGCCGGAACGCCGACTTGAAGCCAGCCACGATCATGCTCTTAATCTCCTTGAACGGAACACCCATCTTGGTGTGCACCAAGTAGAGTTCCTTGGAGACGGTCGTGTCAGTGATCAGCCGGTTGTCGGTGTTGATGGTCACGCGCAGACCGAGGTCGAAGTAGAGCTTGAGTGGGTGGCTCTCCAGCGTCTCTACCGCTTGGGTCTGCACGTTGCTCGACGGGCAGCACTCGAGGGGAATGCGGTGATCGTTGATGTAGTGCAACAGATCGCCGTTCTCCCGCAGACGGCAGCCGTGGCCGATGCGGTGAGCGCCACACACGTGGATGGCTTGGGCGATGGACTCCGGTCCATACGCCTCACCCGCGTGGATGGTGCAGTTGATGTTGTTGTCGCGCACCAGCTGGAAAGCGCGCTTGTGGTGTGCCGCGGGGAAATCCGCTTCGGCTCCGGCCAGGTCGAAGCCGACGACGCCGCGTCCCTTGTACGCTACCGCGAGCTCCGCCATCTCGTAGGAAGACTCCGGGGAGATGTTGCGGATCCCACACACGATGACGTTGCACTTGATGCCGTACGTCTCGCGTGCGCGGCTGAGACCGTTGAGCACGGCTTCGACCACCTTGGTGAGCTTCAGGCCGCGCTGGGTGTGCAGCATCGGCGCGTAGCGCACTTCCATGTAACGCACGTTTTCGTTGTGCGCGTCTTCTGCCAGCTCGAACGCGATGCGCTCGAGCGCGGCTTCGGTTTGCATCACCTTGAGGGTGATCTCGAAGCCGCGCAGGTACTCGACGAGGGACCCGAAGTTATTGCCGCAGCCAATGGCTTTGCGCAGGCCGTCTTCGGTGTTGGCGGGAAGGCTGATGCCTTCTTCCTTCGCCAGTTCGAGGATGGTGGACAGCCGCAGAGAGCCATCCAGGTGGACGTGAAGGTCGGTCTTGGGGAGCGCCTGAAACACTTCGAAGGGCACGACGCGGGCACCGGACCCGTTCGTGCTTTCAGGCAATTGCTTACTTTTCTGTTCCATAGAGGACTCTACCATCGGTTTTGTCCCGTGCAATAGCCCCGAAACAACTCGAGTAGGCGCTGGTGCGACGACCGACACCGCAGTGTGACGGTCGCGCGGATTTCTTGGGGGTGAGGAATGCTGGGCTCGAGCCCGAGCTCGCACCAGCAGGCTTCGGTTTGCCCGGGCGCGTTGAACCGCAGCCGGACGGCGACTGCGTCAGACGTTCAGCTGTCGGCTTCGCGGCGCCCGAACCAGCCAACCGCGCCGACAGCACCAAAGCAGATCAGCGCGTACAGCCAAGCGGGGACGCCGTTTTCGTGCTCACCGCTCTTCAGCTCTGCTTCCGCGCGGCGAAAGGCATCGGCGTACACCGACTCGTCTTGGTTGCCGATGATGCGTCGACCGCCCACATAGGTGGTGGGTAACCCGACCATTTCGGCGTCGCGCAGGATCTTCTGGTCCGCCTGGATGGTCTTTTCCGTCGCTGGGTCGAGGACACACGCCTCGAACTTGTCCATGTCGAGGCCCAGGGCCTTGGCGGTCTTGGTTGCGCCAATGGACCCGATGGGCTCGCTGGTGAGCATGCGCTCCGCATACTCCTCGCCCTTGCCCTGGTTCTTGGCGCAAATGTGCCCCTTTGCGCTCGGGAGGGCGTTGATATGAAATGCCAGGGGGAAATCCTTGCGGACGAAGTGGACCTGATCCTTGTACTGCTCCTTGAGCTTCATCAGCTTCGGGTGCAGCGCGCGGCAGTGGGGGCACTCGAAGTCGAAGAACTCGACGACGTTGATTTTGCCCGAGACGTAGAGGGCGCCAATCGAAGCGGGTACGGGCGGCAGCGGCTTCACTCGCGGCCAGATGGCGGGCCCTGCGACGGCGATCACACCCATCAGCGCGAGCGCCCACGGTGCGAAGTCTGGCCCGTACGGGATTGAGCGGTCTTTCTGCTTCGCGGCTTCGGCGTCTTTGAACGCCTTGGTGTACATGATGCTCGCAGAGCCAGCGATGATCGCGCTGGTGTCGGCGACCATGCAGAGCCAGCACAGGTGCTTGACCACTGCGACCTGGAGCACGATCAGGAACAGCGCCGCGGCCGCCCCGAAGCTTGCGGTGTAGAGCAGGACCTTGCGTCCCGTCGCGGAGTCTTTCCAGAGGGATAACAGGTACAGACTCGCGAAGCCGGCCAAGCCGATGGCCGGCACTGGGAGCAGTCCGTTGAACAGGTACCCGTAGCCACTGCCGCGCACCTTCGCGCAGGCAGAGTCCGCGCCGCAGAACGCTTCTGCGGGGGTGGTGTAGTCGATCAACAGCGCCATGCTGGCGGCCAACGCCAGCAACGTGGCGATGCGCAACAGCAGCAGCCAGTGTCCTCTCTGCACTCCCGCGTTCTAGCGCCAAGAGGCTCTGAGTCGAAGCATTTGGCGTGCGTGGCGGGATCTGGGCTGTTGGGTCCTACAGATACGGCGGTCGTGCAACGCCGTGGAGGCGCGAGCCAGGTGTTGGGGCCCCGGCTGTGGGACAGGTGCCCGCCTGCAGCTAGGCGTTGGGTGCGGCAGCGGGACGGTCTATAGCGGGGGCCATGGCTCGTTTACCGAAACCCGAGGCAATCGTTGAAGCGCTGCTCGCAGAAGGCCGCCCGCTCAGTGTGGGGGAGATTGGAGATCTGTGCGGCGTGCCCAAGGGTTCCAAGCGGCGCTTGCCGGAGCTCCTCGACCAGCTGGTGGCACAGGGCAAGCTACGAGAGGCGAAGGGCGGGAAGTACCGCGCCGACGTGAAGACGCGCGCCGCGAGCGAGAGCTGGGAAGGCTTCCTCAACGTGAATCCGCGAGGATTCGGCTTCGTGGTCCAGGTTGGCAAGGACGACGTCTACGTTCCGCCCGAGGCCATCGGCGGTGCGATGCATCGCGACCGCGTGCGAGTGGGAGTCGTGGGGCGTAGCGCCCGCGGCGTCGAAGGGCGCATCGAGGAAATCGTGGAACGGCGCAGTCCGCGCGTGGCGGGCGTGATGCGACGTCGTGGTCGCAGCTTGTGGCTCGACCCGGACGACACGCGCATTCGTGGGCCGATCACGCTGCCGCCCGGGGAAAAGCGCGGCGAAGACGGTGACGCCGCGGTGGTGAGCATCACTCAGTGGCCCGACTCAGCCAACGAGAATCCCCAGGCAGAGCTGGTCGAGGTGCTCGGCGCTGACGGCGACCCGCAGGTTGAGGTCGCGAAGATCCTGGTGCGCGAAGAAGTCACCGAAGAGCACCCGCCAGAGGCAATGGCGGAAGCCGAAGGCATGGCCGCCAGGCTACGGCGCGTTGCCGCGGAGAACCGCGAAGACTTGCGCGGTGTACCTCTCCCCACGATCGACCCCGAGGACGCACGGGACCATGACGACGCGGTGTGGGCGGAGCGTGACGGCGACGGTTACAAGGTCTGGGTCGCGATCGCCGACGTGAGCGAGTACGTGCAGCCGGGTTCTGCATTGGACGCTGAGGCGCTGCGACGTGGCTGCACGATCTATTTGCCGGATCGCGCGATTCCGATGCTGCCTTCGGCGCTCGCTGCGGATCTATGCAGCCTGTTGCCGGACACGGATCGCCTGTGTTTGTGCGTGATCGCGGAGCTCGACAAGCAAGCGAAGGTCAAGCGCGTGAAGATCGTGGAGGGCGTGATGCGCTCCGCTGCGCGCCTCACTTATGGCGGCGTGGCGCGTGCGCTGGGCTTCACGGAGGAGCCGCCACGCAGCGCTCAGGCCGACGCCTTCAAGCGTGAGCTGAAGGTGCTCGCAGAGGTCAGCGGCAAG from the Polyangiaceae bacterium genome contains:
- the add gene encoding adenosine deaminase codes for the protein MVESSMEQKSKQLPESTNGSGARVVPFEVFQALPKTDLHVHLDGSLRLSTILELAKEEGISLPANTEDGLRKAIGCGNNFGSLVEYLRGFEITLKVMQTEAALERIAFELAEDAHNENVRYMEVRYAPMLHTQRGLKLTKVVEAVLNGLSRARETYGIKCNVIVCGIRNISPESSYEMAELAVAYKGRGVVGFDLAGAEADFPAAHHKRAFQLVRDNNINCTIHAGEAYGPESIAQAIHVCGAHRIGHGCRLRENGDLLHYINDHRIPLECCPSSNVQTQAVETLESHPLKLYFDLGLRVTINTDNRLITDTTVSKELYLVHTKMGVPFKEIKSMIVAGFKSAFRPFHEKQAALRHVVAELSRYDDEGNLVEAPLKEGKRARASAELSSPPAAAPAPAKA
- the rnr gene encoding ribonuclease R, yielding MARLPKPEAIVEALLAEGRPLSVGEIGDLCGVPKGSKRRLPELLDQLVAQGKLREAKGGKYRADVKTRAASESWEGFLNVNPRGFGFVVQVGKDDVYVPPEAIGGAMHRDRVRVGVVGRSARGVEGRIEEIVERRSPRVAGVMRRRGRSLWLDPDDTRIRGPITLPPGEKRGEDGDAAVVSITQWPDSANENPQAELVEVLGADGDPQVEVAKILVREEVTEEHPPEAMAEAEGMAARLRRVAAENREDLRGVPLPTIDPEDARDHDDAVWAERDGDGYKVWVAIADVSEYVQPGSALDAEALRRGCTIYLPDRAIPMLPSALAADLCSLLPDTDRLCLCVIAELDKQAKVKRVKIVEGVMRSAARLTYGGVARALGFTEEPPRSAQADAFKRELKVLAEVSGKLRRARMKRGALDLDLPEARIVVDPETGAPTAIYRRTQDPGIKKAYQIIEELMLLANELVARWLGRRKALAIYRVHGKPDEQKLERLGEVAHKLGVQFDLDEMLEPLGLGKFLRSIEEHPRKTVLENLTLRSLKQATYDIANVGHFGLASDAYLHFTSPIRRYPDLMVHRQVKHILRGGAVDTSDSAREVAATAATRSSQRERSVMDVEREVSDLYRALFMRNRIGDKLEGSVSAVVGSGLYVSLDDPFVDVLVRFESLGPDRYEMTEDELGAHGLNSGDLIQIGDRILVEIEDVSVLRRQVLARRIPPDDLQEQPERGRRGRRTLEQVLNKRGGRKDDSRKGGKDKGRAGPRATGRDAGGRKGSAKSGSGKPGGKPGKAGGKPGKAGDKASKNKGRRKK
- a CDS encoding DnaJ domain-containing protein, with the protein product MAKDYYDELGVSRSASADEIKKAFKKLTKELHPDRNQGDADKERRFKAVNRAHQVLSDEKKRALYDEFGEEGLREGFDPDVYRAYRSRGRRGGGPQGNINFEDIFSAAQGSGVGDMFGDLFGGGRRRNGGGGFGNMPMKGSDVLSEVQVSFVDAIAGSTMKLRLQDGGEEVSVRIPPGADDGDKVRVKGHGAPGMGGGPAGDLILSIRVSPHPYFERDGLDLHVDLPISVTEAYYGAKVRVPTPGGDVTLTVPKGAQSGQLARLKGRGVKRKDKVGDIYARFIIKLPEGEDEAIEAAIKTLGEATGDVRSDLRF
- a CDS encoding thioredoxin domain-containing protein, whose product is MQRGHWLLLLRIATLLALAASMALLIDYTTPAEAFCGADSACAKVRGSGYGYLFNGLLPVPAIGLAGFASLYLLSLWKDSATGRKVLLYTASFGAAAALFLIVLQVAVVKHLCWLCMVADTSAIIAGSASIMYTKAFKDAEAAKQKDRSIPYGPDFAPWALALMGVIAVAGPAIWPRVKPLPPVPASIGALYVSGKINVVEFFDFECPHCRALHPKLMKLKEQYKDQVHFVRKDFPLAFHINALPSAKGHICAKNQGKGEEYAERMLTSEPIGSIGATKTAKALGLDMDKFEACVLDPATEKTIQADQKILRDAEMVGLPTTYVGGRRIIGNQDESVYADAFRRAEAELKSGEHENGVPAWLYALICFGAVGAVGWFGRREADS